The region GGTGTGTTGGCGAGTTACTCTAGAATCATATTATCTTTCCATATCCTTCACTCTCTAATTTATGTTTTTATTGCTCAAGAAATAAAAACTCTTCTGTGCATTCCCGGCAAGCAAGTGTTAACTAGAAGAAATAGAATCAAGTGTTACTTTGTTATTTTTTCTAGTTGAGCAAAAATTATGTTGATCATCTTTGCTTTCCTAACACTTGCATAATAACCATGCCACAACTACAAATATACTAAGTTTTCATGTCAAGAAGCAGAGGGCTCTCTACGCGTACTGACCGTAAGTGAACCAAAACCTTCTTGTCATTTCTGTTTAAACAAATGAGTTCCTTACGGTTTGGATTTATCTCTACGTTGCTCGAGGACGGTCAAGtttaaccttgggggagttgatgagtGTTATTTTATGCTCATCAAACCTGAGTTTAAACCGAGTTATTTCATAAAAACTGAGATATCCTCTCTGATATTTCCACTAATGACTAATCAATGCAAATGATTTTGATTATCATATGTTTATTTTGTTTCCACGTAAATGGGCTAAATATGAACAAAATCAAGCGAATACATGAAAAAGTATAAAGAGGAGATAGAGGAGATCAAGTGAGAGGTGCACCAGGAAGAACAGAACACAAGACGGCATTCCATACGACCACACACGCTCGTATGAGTGGTCGTATAGACTGCCAACAGCGTCCCCTGATCCACTTGAAGAAACTTTATAAAAGGCCCCATGCTTTAAGAGCTGCAAAACATCACAGAAAATTGCCGAGACCCCAATTCATCATACACAACAACCCTAGCCGCCGACATTTTCCCATCACATCTCCATAGCCACCACCATCAGCATCACCATAGCACTAAGCAAACTAGCCATACTTTGTAATCGTGTATCACATCTGACAACTattgtaagacatattatcaatCAATTGATCTTCATGACatgttcttaaatgatttattcttGTGATCGGATCGCCATGTGTGAGTAGTACGGTAAAGTCATTGGTTGAGGCATAGCCCTACATCCCCATGTACTTGTTGGAGGGATCGATGGAAGTACTTTGAATTAACATCACGTATGTGTAACATAAAATTGCATCGTACTTGTTCCTTGCCTCGTCTGTGTTGTTCGTCCGTGCaggtacccaggatcatggagaGCGAGACATGGAGAGGCTGCGTGTAGGGAGACCATGAAGTGTTATTCTGAACACAAGTGACAAAAAGGTTTAGTATGATAACACGGATCCTATCCCTGGGGATACAAGAGGTGGTGTCCTTAAGCACCCAATGTTTTTGACTGAATATTATCTTAATTAGCGAGGCAGCCCCGCGCGACAAATAGGGCCTTTTGGTTGGAAAACGGATTCTTGATGCAGGACACGCTCCGGTCAACACGTAATTTGGTTACATCCCTGACTTCGATAGATTGCAAGCACATCCTGATGGATGACTTCCAGTGCACAAATTGATATCATAATGATCTCGTTCGCAAATATATGGCCGTAAGACCAAGTCCTCATACCCTTGCCTATTTTTATTACAAGTGTTTGTAGTTTCAACTTGATTTCGATGAAGTCAAAAGTTGAAATTAATACTCTTGCAAAAGCTTGGTAGAAACCCCTGACTTTAAGGGTGCCTTCCGCTCATGGGTCCGATAACTTAGGGTCACCTCTAGCAAAAAATGTGAGAATTCTTTGTGCTGCTTTGCCGACTCACTAAGAGACTAATGACAGTCCATCAGACAATGGGCCAAGGGGCAACACTTCCGACCCAATGGCGTTATGACATAAGATATCAAAGGCCAGGGGGTTCTCGTGATCGGGCTAAGTCCTAGCAGTCAGATCCTACACTCCCTGATGAACGAGATCCAACAGTCGGTCATCGTGAAGACAAGAGCGGTCGGACATTTTATAGTCGGTTGCGACCTTGGATGCCATGACCACCACGATGTCTTAATTACCTGTGTTACCCAGCGGTGGTATAATCTAATTAATAACAATAGTTACTAGCAATAATGACCATAAACAGTCGAGCATGCATGTGGCCATGAATAGCATTAATACCAGCCCGTTATGGCACTcctcctagcgcactctatataagccaggaGCAGGGCACCAGGCTGAGGATTGAACTCTTTCACACATTGCATCTTACACCAAGAGCTAAGAGCACCACAGATATAGGGTATCACCTCCactggagagggcccgaacctttatATATCCTTGTGTGTACTCCCATCTGTACTCATCAATAGATATAGTTGCCTTTACATACATATACCACTATAGTATTGTTAGTATtatatccacgacagttggcgcccaccttggggcaagcGTCCATCAATGTCATGGTGCAGATGGTTTCTTCTTCAGTTGCTGCTAGCAGCATCCACTTCGGCAAGGTCGAGTTCACCATTGATGGTTCAGCCTAGCATCCTGATGCCCTGCTGGATAGCACTGACCTGCCGGCGCACGAGAGCATTCATTGCTAGGTCAATGACTCGGGAGTTCTAAGCATTAATAATCTATAAACACATGTAATCCTCAAATCATAGCCATCCCCTTGATACCCTAATTATTGTCACTTTAGGTTCTAGGGTTCAGGACCATCATATGTGCATATAACTTGCTTATAAGATTCAGAAAATATATGTTAATGAAAACATAAagagtttagatctgaaatcatgacactcgggtccTAAGGTCAAGCATTAGGCATaataaagtcatagcaacatcaattttaGTATATACATGGTTCTAGGAACCAACTCCTATCAAATTCGGCATCTATTACATAACAGATCTCATCCAATTCCCATCCACTCCgtggtcctgcaaaaatataacatCCACCCAACATTGTCAGATCAAATAATTGAGATTCATATCACTGACACACTGCTCTTTTCGGTTGGTGGAAGGAAGCATATATTACTCTTGTGGATTGGCATTATCATACACTTTAATGTCAGGATTGCCTTCATCATATACATTTCACCAACTTCAGATCTGCTAACAGTGCTGCCAAAACCACCGTCACTCCACGTCTATGCCCACAAATGCACGTGAGGGACCAGGATCTCTACCCAATAAGGCAATAATGCAGTGTCAAGTGATATCATGTCCGTGATTCCACTGCAGACGTAGCAGCTCTGCCCACCAATAATTGTATGTGAGCCTACCAACCATGTCTATTATGCACCTTGTCATGTCATTGGATCTTGGAGTTTATTTTTGGCAGAGGAATCAGCACGGGCCACGCATTGATTTCAGTGCTTGGGAGTTGTTGTGTGAAAACCCACATTGCCGGATCAAGGAAGCTGATTTACTACTGCCAAAATacgtgtaatttgaaaatatattttataATGATTCTAATAATATTTATTTTATACATTGGATGCTGATATATTTTTTCTCGTATGGTTGGAAAAATTGAGTGCTTTTAGGGATGGCCATGTATgtgatcattttattttatttttacttaCAGCTATACATTAAGCTTGCACCGTCAGCAGAATAGGAGTTATGGTGATGAAAGCAAGACTCGGGGTGACCAAAAAGATAAAGTACGTCACAACGTGCAAAACCGAATCTTGCATCCACACCAAGATTTCTAACCATGCAAGATCTGATCACGTCAGGAGAAAGCAAAGGGACGCACACGCACCCATATTTAGGCATCAGATATAAATGAGTATAATATAGCTGCAGGTGTGATTTTATCCCCGTAAATCACGGGTCATGATATCAGTGATGACATAGTTTTACTCTTTGCCCATATGGGATCAGATCTAAGAGCAAGAATAATAGTACGGCCGGTTATATTTTATTGCTATGTCATTTATAGTCAGTCCAATAACCAACATGCATAATTGTTatttcctctgttcctaaatgtaagtctttggagagatttcactatgaactacaaacagagcaaaatgaatgaatctacattttaaaatgcatctatatatataCATCCTTATGTGATGCATAGTGaaatctttacaaagacttatatGTAAAAACGGGGAGAGTATAAAGTTATCCTACTTTATTAGTACATGATCCCCTCACACTTTCAAGGTGTCTTGGAGCACATGTTGCACCACATCTCTTGGGGTAATGTACCCAAAAATATGCAGATCCCAACATATCCAGCCCTATACTTGACCCTCCCTTTCGGTTTGAAGGCTCGTCTAAAAAttctcatcaaccaaggtagatgatgagtcgaTGACACAAGTTTCATGGTTCAAGAAATGTCCAATGAAATATTGTCCATGTGTTCAACTTCTGAAGCAGTAAATGCAACATCCCACTAGGCTACCCGTAGTGGGtactatcataagttagtatcatgcatatgtaTGATACCACCTCCGTAATGCATAATATCATATATGTGTATCTTTAGATGATCTTATTTATTGACACGCATGACATATGATAGCATAATATTTATTATGATACACTATCATgatatgccatctcattaaaatgGCATAATTGATATAGATGATACTAGCTATAATACTTTCACTACGAATGTGTGTGGGACTCAATTTGCTTTAAGTTATTGAGACTCAAAGTGAGATTAATATTACTATGGATATCTGAAAATTTTGAAATAAGCACTCTGAagcagaatggagggagtatcgtgTACGAATTTCTAGTAATGTGACATGAATGTGGCAGACATCTCTGATGTCATATAGTGAGTCGGTCACATGGTAACAATATCGTGTCTGCATGGTCCGCTCTCTCCAAATGGTGCCGCTGCTGCAGCAAGTGGACTGACGCATGCAATGACTCGGCCATGTTCATCACAAACGTGACACCCTTGATTCCTTGCGGGCTCTCCACTCTACTGTTGCTAATTTCCTCACCTCCATATCCATGGGCTCTGCATCTACTTGGAAAGAGCACAATCTCCCAAGTTTCGATCTCTCATTCACATCCGTTGGGCTTGTCCGCCATGGATACGAGATGGAGCTGGTGCGAGTGAATGAAGAGGAGAAAAGACCGAGCTAGCTTTAGATGGACCTCatggaatctctctctctctctctctctctctctctctcNNNNNNNNNNNNNNNNNNNNNNNNNNNNNNNNNNNNNNNNNNNNNNNNNNNNNNNNNNNNNNNNNNNNNNNNNNNNNNNNNNNNNNNNNNNNNNNNNNNNNNNNNNNNNNNNNNNNNNNNNNNNNNNNNNNNNNNNNNNNNNNNNNNNNNNNNNNNNNNNNNNNNNNNNNNNNNNNNNNNNNNNNNNNNNNNNNNNNNNNNNNNNNNNNNNNNNNNNNNCTCTCTCTCTGCCGTCCACAGAGCAAAAGTTCATCCCAGTTTGTAGATGATACCCCTCTAGCTAAAGAGCAAAAATTCTCTCGTCACTCACCACCATCCAAATCAGGAGGCCCCAAAACAATTCATCACAGCCCTACTGTTGCTTTGTATGGCAGTGAGCCACGACACGGTGCTAGCATGCATGTGAGCCTCGTGGCTCACGTCTGCTGCTTTTGTCTCCGAGTAGACACAGTGCAGCAGTGCACACCACGGCCGGAACAGTACCCTATGAAGCTGTAGGTGTATTGCAAGTGCCTTTGAGTGTTCCGGATGAGCTGCATAAAGTACTTTGATCATGCGCTGATTCCACAGGGAATGAGCCAAAAGCTCAAGAAAACAAGATCCCACGCATATGCTGTCTCAATATTATCGGTGCACTTTGCTACACGGTTAACTTTTGACGAACTAACCTTTGCCAATCCGGCTTAATTTTCACCATGTAGGTAGGTAGGTGTCGGGGTGTACCTCTATCTATATAAGCGTTAGCATAATACTCGGTAGAAAACAAACACGTTAGTAGCACCACTACCAGCAAACCCcgagaggaggcagaggcagctaaTGGGCTCCATGGCCGCGGAAATGACTGCCGTCGAGGAGGAGGCGTGCATCTACGCCATGCAGCTGTCTTCCACGGCTGTGCTGCCGCTCACGCTCAAGAACGCCATCGAGCTGGGCATGCTCGAGATCCTGGTGGGCGCCGGCGGCAAGATGCTGTCGCCGTCTGAGGTTGCGGCGCAGCTGCCGTCGCCGACGACCAACCCGGACGCGCCGGCCATGGTCGACCGCATGCTCCACCTGCTGGCATCCTACAAGGTGGTGTCGTGCGAGGTGGAGGAAGGCACGCATGCCCGGCGGTACGGCCCCACGGCCGTGTGCAAATGGTTCACGCCCAACCAGGACGGCATCTCCATGGCCCCGCTGCTGCTTCTCACCAATGACAAGGTCCCTATGGAGAGCTTGTAAGTATATACTCCCTTCATTTCTATTTACTTCGCATATTACTTCTAAACTGTTATTAATTTTATAAAAACAAATTGACATTCACAATATCAAGTCAATACCATTAGAATCACTGTTCAATATATTTAATACCATATATATTATTATTGTAAAAGTTTAGATTGTTCTCGATTAACTTGATCAAACTTCAAAAAGTTTAACTTAGGTTAaaactaatatgcagagtaaataaaaacatagGGAGTAATAGTACTCCTTCCCTcctaaaatataagatgttttttaggATAACTAGCCTTAAAAAGGGCTCATATTTTGGCACGAAGCTTGAATTTGTTAAACGATAATTAATTTGCAGGTACCATTTGAAGGACGCGGTCCTTGATGGTGGCCTCCCATTCCACAAGGCACATGGGATGACAATGTATGAGTACACCAAAACGGACGCGCGCCTGAACCGCGTCTTCAACGAGGCCATGAAGAGCTacaccaccatcgtcaccggtaAGCTCGTCGAGCTCTACACAGGCTTCGAGGATGTGGCCACCCTCGTGGATGTGGGCGGCGGCATCGGCGCCACCATTCAGGCAATCACCTCCAAGTACCCGCACATCAAGGGGATCAACTTCGACCTGGCCCACGTCATCGCGGAGGCGCCGCATTCACCCGGCGTGGAGCACGTCGCCGGCGACATGTTCAAGAACGTGCCCAGCGGCGATGCCATCGTCCTCAAGTGGATCCTCCACAACTGGACCGACGAGCACTGCACGACCCTGCTAAGGAACTGCTACGACGCGCTGCCTGCGCACGGCAAGGTTGTCGTCGTCGAAGGCATCCTGCCGGTCAAACCAGAGGCGACGTCCAGGGGGCAGCAGGCGTCCCTCAGCGACATGATCATGCTCACGCACACGGCGGGCGGCAAGGAGAGGAACCAAAGGGAGTTCGAGGAGCTTGCAAAGGCCGCGGGGTTCACCGGTGTTAAGACCGCCTACATCTACAGCAACACCTGGGTCATTGAATTCACGAAATAGCTAGATCCGTCGTCTCATATCTCTTCTCGATTGTTGTTGCTCTCCAAATCTGCATGATCCTGAATGGCGTATAATAAACGGATAATAAACGGATTTGCTAAATTTCAGTCCACTATAATTTAGTTAAGTCTCAGTTGACTTCATAGCTCGATTCCGATGTTTTAAATACCAGGCTATGAAAAATAGCGGCGGGCCTTCAAACCAGCTATAGCTGGCTATAGCAGGCAATAGCGGACTATTTATGAAGACAACCATTTAGCAGTACCCTGTTAAAAAGGCTATAGCGGGCCATAGCGAAGCTATAGCCGGCTACTTAAAACTATGATTCCGATGCACTAAGATGTGTCCAAGGCTATTAAAATTGCGTTTCTGTCTTCTTTCCAATACATACGAGTGACCCTGCGGCTTTTATGTAGCGTTGACAACTGAGCTTTGTTCACGGGCCGTTCATGTGTCTTAGCCAGCAttgtttttcctctcttttttatcTGATTTTCTGTTTTGCTGGAGTGCACCCTTTTCTAGGGAGCtcctatgccaccatttttttttCTGGTAAGCAAATTCATGCCTCCACAAGAAGTAAATCTATGCATCTCACGAAAGGGAAAAAATATGTTCTTTTCTAGAGGCGACGACCAGGGGGTAGCAGGCATCCCTCAGCGACATGATCATGCTCATACACATGACACGCGGCAAGGAGAGGAACCAGAGGGAGTTCGAGCAGCTTGCCAAGGCCGCTGGGTTCACCGGTGTCAAGATCGCCTACATCTACCACATCACCTGGGTCATTGAATTTACTAAATAGCTAGATCCATCATCCCATATCTCTTCAGGNNNNNNNNNNNNNNNNNNNNNNNNNNNNNNNNNNNNNNNNNNNNNNNNNNNNNNNNNNNNNNNNNNNNNNNNNNNNNNNNNNNNNNNNNNNNNNNNNNNNNNNNNNNNNNNNNNNNNNNNNNNNNNNNNNNNNNNNNNNNNNNNNNNNNNNNNNNNNNNNNNNNNNNNNNNNNNNNNNNNNNNNNNNNNNNNNNNNNNNNNNNNNNNNNNNNNNNNNNNNNNNNNNNNNNNNNNNNNNNNNNNNNNNNNNNNNNNNNNNNNNNNNNNNNNNNNNNNNNNNNNNNNNNNNNNNNNNNNNNNNNNNNNNNNNNNNNNNNNNNNNNNNNNNNNNNNNNNNNNNNNNNNNNNNNNNNNNNNNNNNNTCGTGTAACAACGTTAGGCCCTCCGAGGAGCAGGCCCAGCCACTGTGTATATAGCAGATAATGGACCAAAACATAAGAAAAGAAATAGCCCAAGGAAAATTAGCCCCGCAACAGCACGcatgcacactagtagaaaacagggcatttgtcccggttcgtaagggcctctagtcccggttcttgaaccgggactaataggtcgttactaatgcctccctcctttagtcccggttcgtacacgaaccgggacagatgagcctccacgtggccgctgcgggcagcccaggcaggggggcctttggtcccggttggtgacataaaccgggaccaaaaggcatccacgcgtcagaagCTGACTGCAGCTGAGGTTTTTTTTGAAGTGGCTGGTTtaagggttttgggggttaatttaggttgttattagctagctaatagagagaagtgtcctctcttatatcttcgttcttggtttaccaacgctactgctatgttcatttcacctgctgacatataataactcttcatgctcgcatcatacgtcatcatatataataacaagtcctactaatcatacatcatcatacaacttctactcgttattaataacaagtcatacgatcatcatactcatagtcattgaacccaaccctacataattgttcttagtacatgatcatcagtatcaggtaggacctaaacacacttaattaagataaaatagcataaaacaatatagaccctgacttccattatgaagaatgaagatcatcctgtctccaattcttgtgcttcgcttccttttgcttccaagaagctccttacgactgtccatacattttttccattctttgattggcaTGTCTCCACTTCCTTTAGAAATccggtaggacgacctggttgtatgttcaaaacatcaaggcgaccttgcatatacatcagatgaggcacacaatcattcggggttatctgttgaaaaacatagtaataacttcgtagttagcaatgatgtactagttttagaagtatgcaaaaagatgcacggatgtcataatagtaaaaaatcttaccagggtatccatgtagttaccgtagttcaacgcgtgcactagtggcacgtattgaccataatgttgaggagttcgattgtagacattgtaattctcaagatcggtACAAAATGCgattagatgatttttctccttataagttaattcgaagccatcggtgtagtggattttatctaccatcttccgcacattcttggaagaatgaaaataagctgtcaatggaaataagttgtcaactattttgaaataaacaatagaaattacttaataactatgtttgagaagctcacatgggggaagaattggaagtgtatccacaaggacccaaatgtcgatattgtctttctcgattgtaggatcaccaagatccatcgtgataagcataccctcatcaaaaccatacatcttgcaaagtgcttcccaatttttgcaaccaaaatgggttacactctcagcattgtacaactttacttcaaaatccacaccatgatgggtccttaggtgaattttttttggtttccatactttcatggtattCAAAACTCatcatctccaagacatagcgtcttgcatagcatgggataagctagtcgaattggaaaagatgaaaaatacacgttaaaatagttgaagtcgtgcttaattaagaaaaaaaaactattatcgtcgtTGCGTAccttatgaacatcgaaggtctcctcgagtttaattctgaagcgccgatcttcgtccagctcaaggaacctgtcgcacatacctcggtcgtcatggcaccagtcgcactcccccgggcggttttcgtcgtccgggtaccacatttccggcctatgttcataattcaaatattaaacttgtacaattaaatatatgtactagaaaacctaaattagatcattattattaatcatgggttgactatcggtgatggtagctcctcctttcattcccgagtgcattattacaccaaattgtctagcactcgggaatgaaggagaagctacccccacgatggCGTGGATGGTGGAggggctcttcaattttagcattcaaagtaggagtacttttccaatatgagcattcaataagcaaaaccaaatcgtaaaataaagtagtattcaaattagcatgcattcaattataaccaaaagtacatcatctcttgtgtccgtacatcgtcgaatattatcactaatactcttcgaatactatcatacatatagcatcgtcaatacagctagaaccgtagcgcccgacgggtatcgtcgcgggcggtggacacccaaagataaggaaccatcacaggagcatagctccagtgagatccctgaagaacctgccaggtattgtcaaacctgccctccaacgcaaccatgtagcgacggacgtgctcgtcctcctcgctgacacggtgacgtaccacctccgcggtgtccggaagcctcggcaccgtcactggcccacgcgaccgccaccaaacaaggatcgggtcaacaacgggctagctcctcaccaacctacatcccccgaaaggtagcacctcccaataccagcccggcggagcccagtcccggacatggccctgattaagcaggcctccaccgccgagtcgacgacgaggatgcgggataggcatcatcgacgttgatgcgggaactacttctatatatagtaaaataaataagttttattaattaaatcaactagttcaactactaagcacttagtataaacaaataaagtagtacttactaaaaataaactacttctatatatagtaaaataaagtagctgattaaatcaactagctagttcaactatatattaagcacttactataaataaaataaattagtacatactaaaaataaactagtttaactatagttctattatttttctaactaattatattaaacactttctcttcttattttcctttttcctctattctaaatatgaatatattcataaatgactttgaacatgcacaattttcctatacatacataatatgacatatacataaattgacaaagaaaattctatgaacaaaaaaatcattaaaatgctatgaacaaaattacaacagaaaaaaatcaaaaaattctatgaacagaaaaaatcataaaaaattgacatattcgatctctgcatatatatgaacatacaaacatgcatattcaacaataatatcaccaaaaaaatctattaatagaaaaaaatctaacacaatatgaaaaaaaaaatatgaactacacatctaaatttctacacatctaacaaaacaatctatgaactacaaaaaaatctaacaaaaaaatctaagaaatatatctaacaaaatctaactcaattaactacacatctaaattatactacacatctaaattaactactacatcaaattaaattagcaaaaaAAATTGCTCACGGGATGGCGACGGTGTGAGgggcgcggcgagggcgacgggcagGGGACGG is a window of Triticum dicoccoides isolate Atlit2015 ecotype Zavitan chromosome 2B, WEW_v2.0, whole genome shotgun sequence DNA encoding:
- the LOC119361975 gene encoding tricetin 3',4',5'-O-trimethyltransferase-like produces the protein MGSMAAEMTAVEEEACIYAMQLSSTAVLPLTLKNAIELGMLEILVGAGGKMLSPSEVAAQLPSPTTNPDAPAMVDRMLHLLASYKVVSCEVEEGTHARRYGPTAVCKWFTPNQDGISMAPLLLLTNDKVPMESLYHLKDAVLDGGLPFHKAHGMTMYEYTKTDARLNRVFNEAMKSYTTIVTGKLVELYTGFEDVATLVDVGGGIGATIQAITSKYPHIKGINFDLAHVIAEAPHSPGVEHVAGDMFKNVPSGDAIVLKWILHNWTDEHCTTLLRNCYDALPAHGKVVVVEGILPVKPEATSRGQQASLSDMIMLTHTAGGKERNQREFEELAKAAGFTGVKTAYIYSNTWVIEFTK